A stretch of DNA from Nitrosophilus labii:
AAACTATTAAAAATGATATCGGAAAAGATAAAGTTATAAGGGGCAAGATAATTGATACAACAGATAAGGGTTTGTTGGTATTTACGAAATACGGGAATGCTTTTGCTCCTAAAAATTTATTGAATCCAAAAGAGCTTAATGATGGAAAATATACAAAGGAAACAGAGTTGTATTTTCATGTCCATAAACTTAGTAAGAAAAAAGGGAGAGTGAATATTGTTCTTGATAGAGTATCAAAAAAATTGACCGAATATATAATTAGAGAAATAATTGGTAATGATTATAGGATATACGCAATTGAGAGAAAATTTGGTTATCGTACAAAAATTTATATAGGTAAAATGCCCAGCAAACAAGAGATTGAACTTGTAAGATTAAGTTTGGGTGAAAAAGTAATTTTTAAACAATTATAAGGAGGTATTTTAATGCCAGGTAGTTATGGATCAGGTGGAAGCGGTGGGTATGGATCAGGTGGACGATTTGCGACACAAAATGTGGACCTTAAAACGAATAACGCAGCAGCAGCTGAAGGTTCTGCATATAAAAAACCGAAAAATATTCTAAATGCTCTTAGCGAAATCCAAAGATATTATGTATTGGAAAGCAGGGCATCAGAGGATTTACCGAAAGAATATTTTACTATTGAACAAATCTGGGATTTTTTTAAAGTTGGATTTAAGAGCGGAATAGTAGAAGGATTGTTTTTTGTAACACTGTTACCATTTTTACAAACAGTATATCCAAGCTTTAAAGTTTTCTTTTTTGGACAAAACATCACTTATAATGAGCAGCTTATATTCGATATAGGTTCATATTTGCCAATTCTTGCATCTACATTGTTTATGATTTTTTTATCAAAGTATTATGAAGGAGATTTAACAAAAAGAGCAATCTTTTCTTTTTTGAATGGTCGAAGTGCCACATTTATTTTAAAAGGTGTCGGGATTTATATGCTTTTTAATTACCTGCAAAAGCTATCTTATCAAGATCCTGATTTTATTTATACAATGATCGATTACACAAAATGGTTTGTGGATATATTTGTTGAAAACGGGGTCACGCCGGAAGCATTATATCAATATTACTATCGGTTTATAATTCCAGCACTTGACGATGCAGGCAAAGAGATACTTTTTTCAATGTTGCTGTTTGCATTTTTTCCTTATTTGACAATTTTCTATAAAGGATATTTGCGAAATAAGAGTAAATATACAGCAAAACAAGAATATGAAAACTATTAAAGGGAGAATTATGGATTTTGAATATGAAAAAAAATTCCTCGATGACTTTGTTGCTATGTTAAAACTATACAAACCTTTCTTGTATCAGAAGATAAATGAAACTGGCATTATTGCTTCTTTGATAGGCAAAGAGTTTGGAATAGAAGAACCTGAGTATTATCTTGCGGGATATTATGCAAATTTAGGTTTGCTTGGGGTAGGAAACTATTTACAAAAACCCGGACATTTGAACGAGCAAGAAAAAGAGGTTGTTAAAAGACATCCTGTTCTATCTCATGAATATCTTGAGAAAAGAGGACTTGTAAAATGTGCAGATTTTGTTTACTATCATCATGAACTACCGGATGGCAGTGGATACTATAAAGAAACAAACTTTCCTAAGGAAGCCTCTTTTATAAATATTGCGGATGTATTTCAGGGATGTGTTTCACCGAGAAGTTATCGGCCACCTTTTACCTTTAGAGAAGCTCTTGAAACTACAATGAAACCGTATAAAAATTATATTTTTCTACAAAAAGAAGAAGTTGATGCAATTGAAAAGATTTTAAAGGCATACTATGAAACTCTTTAGCGGTTGTTGTAAAAAATTCGGTAAAAACAATCACAAAAATTATACTTTAATTGGGAAGGGATTTCGTATAGATGATTTTAAGCAAAAGGAACTTGTTGAAATCAAATTGAATGATAGCAATAAAGTCAACCATATTTCAGTTTTTGGGGCACCTGGTGTAGGAAAAACAAGATTGCTTGAAAATATGGCAGAGCAGGATATTATCAAAGGTGATAATGTTATTGTCGTTGACCCCAAAGGAGATATTGATCTGTTTTGTAAGATTTTTCAGGTTGCCCAGACATACGGGCGAGAAAAAGAATTGCTTTTTTTATCCCCGATTTTTCCGAGTCTGTCTATTCATATCAATCCCCTGAGACATTACTATATGGAAGAAGAGATTATTTCCCATATTGTTGCTGGTGTACCTACTGAAGATGAATTTTTTTATAATGTTTCCCTTGAGACAACTACTGCTATTGTAAAATCACTACTAATGATGAGAAAAGTTGCCGGTGAAAACAGACCGCTTAATTTTGATGAAGTTGCCAGATATGCACATTATCAAGGACTTAATTCCTTGCTCACCCAGATTAAAGGTATTAGAGGAATGGAGGAGAAAGACCGTATACAAGAACTGATCAATCAGATCCTCTCTTCCCCTCAAGATTATTTTTCAAAAGTATCCTCAACGCTCAGAACAACTCTTACACAAATGACAACTGGTAACACCGGAAAAATTATAGGAAATGTTAACAAAAATATTTTTATTGATCGATTAGAAAGAGGAGAAGGAGTTATTCTTTATATTCAAACGGGGTCGCTTTTAACAAGGCAGGTTTCAAGTGTTGTATCTAAAGTTGTAATTTCAATGATACAGAGTTCGGTTGGAAGATATTATGCATCTGGTAAAAAATTTGATCGCAGGTTAAATATTTATATCGATGAAATGGCATCATCAGTATATCGTGGCATTGAAACATTATATGCGCAAGGAAGAGGGGCAAATGTATCTATAACAGGTATTACGCAGTCGATGGCTGATATTGTAGCGGAGATTGGACGAGATAGAGCAAATCGTCTTTTTGACCTTACCAGTACTAAGATTGTAATGAGGCTAAACGAACAAAATAGTGCAGAATTAATTGCAAGGTATGGCGGAACAAGAAAAGGATATTCGCCGATCCTGTCTCTCAATGGGGGGATAACTACAAGAGAAGTGGAAGAGGTGAATATAAAACCGGAAGATGTAAACAGATTGCAAAAAAGAGAGTTTTATTATTTTGGATTTGAAGGTGAATACAAAGGAAAAACAGCACCGGTCCGCAAAGCCGAATATGTTATTCAATTTCCGGATATCACAAGTAAAGAGGGATAAAATGTTTTTTTTAGATAGATTTATGGATTTTATATATAGACATCCTTTGTATGGAAAGATTTTCAAGTACATATTTGCTATGGCTATTAGTGTAGTTGCAATAGTTACAGGAATAATATATCTTAAAACCGGTAGATTTCTTTTTGATTTGGATCTTTTTATACACATTTTGGACGAAAATAGAAAATATGTGTATATGGTTCTGATTGCAGAAAATATAATTTTAATAGGTGCATTGATATGGAAAGATTATAAATTAAAAACCAGGGCAAACTGTTCAGTTAAATATATACATCTTAACGATATTGCCTATTTGTGGCTTGAAGCCGAAGATTATAAAGATGCACTTAGAGAAGAGGTGAGGAAACAAGTTGAGGAGGAGCAATCATCTAATGTTTTATTGCCAAATACATATGAGTATCCTGAGTTTGAAAAAAACAAAACCAATGAGATCTATCAAAGAATTATAGCTCCAAATATTGAGAGATTGTCAAACGAAGAAAGAGTTATTATTATTGATCTTTTAAAATTATTGGAAGATAAAGGTGATATTCCAAGTGTTGCAAGTTATTATGATAAAGATCCGGAGATTAAATACAAAGATGAGATTGTTAGTACGGACGGATTGAACTCATATAAAGTATTAAGGAATATAACACTTTACGATCATACATTAAATGTTTTGGAAGAGATATATGCAATACTTGATAAACGAGGCAAAACCCAGTTTGCGATGCTATTTGGCAAAGCAGTTGTATCAGCTCTTGCACATGACATAGGAAAAATTCAAAAAATTGAAGAAAAAGTCAAAAAGGTATCTATTGAAATCTTTAGACAGCAACCGCATCATATTGTTTCGAAGCTTATCTTTATAGAGATGTTTCCTTCATATGAGAGCAGGGACATCGTAGTTGAAGCGATAGAAAATCATCATGCAGTAAAGTTGCCTAACAATGGTAATGAACTGATAAAAATGCTTGTTGATGCAGATAAGCTTGCGAGAAAACGTGAAATTGAAAGATATATTCTTGATAAAAATGTTGGTAAACCTTTAACTAAAAGATTGAAAAAAAACAAAAAAAGTAAAGACGATAAAGATTTGGAAAATGAACAAAAACTTAAAGAGGAATTGGAAAAAGTATATGAAGAGAAAAGAATGCTTGAGGATGCGGTACTTAAAGATAGCCTAACAAGAGCCTATAATAGAATGTGTTTTGAAAAGGATATTGATTTATATTTTGCCGAACATAAGGATACTATGATATTCGCCATGATAGATGGAGATAATTTTAAAAAAATAAATGATACATACGGTCATCTGGCCGGTGATCAGGTTCTTAAAAAGATTGTAGATGTTATATATTCAGAAGTAAGGGAATATAACGGTAAAGTATATCGTTATGGAGGTGAAGAGTTTGCAGTAGTAATACCGGATATGGATGAAGAGAGTGGAAAAAATTTATTTAAAAAAATATGTACCAAGATTGAAAATTCAGGGATTGAGTTTGAAGAAAAAGAGATAAAATTTACCGTGAGTATTGGAATGGTAACTGCTTCTGGATGTGCAACAATAAATGATCTTATTGCTAATGCTGATAAAGCGTTATATGATGCTAAAAAGTCCGGAAAGAATAGGGTGTTTTTGTATGGAAAAGAAGAGAATAAAATTAAAAAAAGCATCAAAAATAAAGATAAGGACAAAAAAGATAAAAAAAACAATATTGTAGAGCTGAGTGATATAGATTTTGATGTTGGGGCAGAGTTTGGAATAATCAATAAAGATGGGAAAAACAATGAGGATACTAAGAAAAATGAGTTTGTAAATGATAATAAAAAGGAAATCAAAACAGATAAGATAGAGTTTGAGTTTGATGAGTATGAAGGGAAGATATTTGATAAGTTGTCTCAAATGATTAATAAAGCATATTCGAGTGGACTTATTGTTGATATTTTAAGCGTTTCGTATAAGGACATGATACTGTTTGACTGGAATACCGTGAAAAATGTAATCGAGGAAGTTGTTTCTCCTGTTGATTCAGAGAAGATGACAAGATATTTTGTAGAAGAGGCTAAAAAACGCAATGTGGTAGGATATATTGATATAGATAATGGATATTATAGTAGTAAATTTGTAATTGATCTTGTATTTCAGAAAGTAGAATTTAATGCGATACCTATTTTTGGAAGGGTTTTTGGACTTGACGAAGCCAAATTGGAAAACAGCAAGTTAAAAGATGATGTTTTAAACAAGGCGAAAGTTTACCAATATTCGGAGTATCATGAAAATGTCTGATGTTTTGATGTTTCATTTTACAGGTATTGTGTTGATAGTATTAATAATAAGATTCAAAAGTTTCCTTTTGAGAACAGACAAAATGTGGAGCGTTATGTTTTGGGGTGTTATTGATACTTTGCCTCATGAAATAAGTCACTGGTTGGTTGCCTCTATTACCGGTGGCAGACCTTACGGTTTCTCGATTATTCCGAAGAAAAGAGTTTCTTTGGATGGGCAAAGATATATATGGGATTTTGGAAGTGTATCGGCATATGTTGCTTTCTACAATGCTTTTTTAATAGGCTTGGCTCCACTTTTCTTACTTATTGTAGCTTTTTTTGTTTTTATGAATTATTTTAATTATATGCCGAATACCTGGTGGAGCATATTGCTTTTTTATTTTATTTTATATGTTTTGATTGAAAATTCTATACCAAGTGCACAGGATATAAAAGTTGCCTTTTCGCAGAACAGTTGGCTTTTTTATATGATAATAGGAATTGTTACTTTTTTAGGTTACAAGTTTTTTGATAACTATACAATAGGGAGTATGTAATGGGTAGAAAACGTACAGATATGATTAATAAACCAAACTCAAGGATTGTATATACTGATTGTAAAGAAGCAGAAACAATGTGTGATCTTCTGATAAGAACAAATGATATTTTCAGGGCTATTAGAGAGGGCAAAACTGATCTTGACCCGAAAGAGGCAGGGGAGATTATCGAAAAATTTAAGGTGACACTGGTTAAAACATCAGATATATTAAAATACATAGCCGATAAAGCAGGACTTGATTATGACGAACCTCTTTTAATCTTTCAGATGAAAAATTCTCAATAATGCACAGATTCAAAAAGATATGGCACTCCTATAAGGAGGGAAGGGAGTGCAAATCAGATACACGTTGCTAGGGGTCAAAGGGTATAAAAGATTAGAAAGGATATACTACAATTCGCTTATGATAAGCGAAGAGGTGAAAAAAAGAAAAAAGATATTAGAGTTTTGGGAGAAATACGGATTAGAGGCTACAACCGAAGCCTTTGGAGTTAGCAGAAGGACTCTTTTTAGATGGAAAAAAGCATATAAAGAGGCAAATAAGGATATTACGGCTCTTAATCCAAAATCACGGAAACCAAAAAGAGTAAGAGAATCTAAAGTCTCTTTGGAAATAGTCAGACAAATACGAAAATTAAGACAAGAGTATCCAAATATTGGTAAAGCAAAACTCTATCATCTACTTAAACCCTTTTGTGAAGCAAAAGGACTTAAAACTCCATCAGAGTCAACAATAGGCAGGATTATCGCAAAAGCTCCAGACAAAATGAGACACTTTCCTTATAGGATAGATGCCAAAGGAAGAGTAAAGCCTAAAAAGAGAACTTCAAATAAAAACAGAAAGCCAAAAAATTTAAAAACACAACCCTTTCAATTATGGGCGGTTGATACAATTCAAAGAGTCTCAAATGGTATTAGACGATATATCCTTACAATGATTGACCCAGTAAGTAGAGTAGCCTTTGCTGTAGCAATTCCCTCCAAAAGAGCAAAACATACAGCCTTCGCACTTGAAGCTCTCATTGATGGCATTACCTCTATAAAAAACAAGCAAAAATACTCTCTTGCTATTCTTTCAGATAATGGTAGTGAATTTAAAAAAGAGTTTGATGCTTTACTCCAACAAAAAAACTTTATTCACTATTGGACATATCCTAAAAGCCCTAAAATGAATGCCCATAATGAACGATTTAATAGAACTATTCAAGAACAGTTTGTTGATTACTATGAAGACCTTCTCTTTACAGATTTGGAAGAATTTAATAAACATCTTGCTAATTGGCTCATCGATTACAATACCAAAATACCACACTATTCACTTAATTTTAAATCTCCGGTAAAATACCTTCTTGAAAATCATAATGAGTGCCGTATGTATTGGACTTATACAAATAATTGACTTTTTAATTTTTTCCATGATAAAATATGGCATATCTTTTACTATAAAAGATAGTTGATGAAGTTCCCTGAATCAACACGCTCCGCCCGTGTCAGGCGAACTTGTTGGGCAATACCCAACGAATAGAGTGCGGAATTGGAAATCGGTTATTGAATAGCCGATACAAAACCCCCTTTTATGCTGGGAAGCCCTTAGAGCCTTATGGACCACAGCATAGCTGGAAACGGCAGGTGCGATGGTGAAAAATCATAAGGATTGGGTAATCAGCAGGGAAGCTCCTAAGTTTGTAACTCTACAAATATGGAGAACCTTCAGAGACTATCCCGTAAGGGAGTAGCCTGCAAGCAGTTTAGCTTCCTTTTAGTTTATTCTTAATCAATTCAATATTCAAATCACTACAATATTACAATGGAGGTATGGACAATGGCGAATAATAGAGCAAATCGTAGAGAGCAAAAAGGTAATGGTGGAATTGCAAAAGAGAGAATCGAACAAAAGGTTCGTCTTGTAAGAGAGAATCCAAAAGCAATAGTTTATCCATTTAAAACTAAGGTAAGGGAAGCCTTGCTTAGACCTGTTAGACTAATAGACAATGCTGATATCGTAATTCGTGAGGAATGGGGATACGGATTGACAGGCGAAGAGGTTGCCAAATGGAATGAGACTGTTGAAAAACTTGTGGACAAGGCCAGTGATGTAATTGAGAGAGCATCTGAACTTGGAGG
This window harbors:
- a CDS encoding HD-GYP domain-containing protein gives rise to the protein MDFEYEKKFLDDFVAMLKLYKPFLYQKINETGIIASLIGKEFGIEEPEYYLAGYYANLGLLGVGNYLQKPGHLNEQEKEVVKRHPVLSHEYLEKRGLVKCADFVYYHHELPDGSGYYKETNFPKEASFINIADVFQGCVSPRSYRPPFTFREALETTMKPYKNYIFLQKEEVDAIEKILKAYYETL
- a CDS encoding type IV secretory system conjugative DNA transfer family protein; translation: MKLFSGCCKKFGKNNHKNYTLIGKGFRIDDFKQKELVEIKLNDSNKVNHISVFGAPGVGKTRLLENMAEQDIIKGDNVIVVDPKGDIDLFCKIFQVAQTYGREKELLFLSPIFPSLSIHINPLRHYYMEEEIISHIVAGVPTEDEFFYNVSLETTTAIVKSLLMMRKVAGENRPLNFDEVARYAHYQGLNSLLTQIKGIRGMEEKDRIQELINQILSSPQDYFSKVSSTLRTTLTQMTTGNTGKIIGNVNKNIFIDRLERGEGVILYIQTGSLLTRQVSSVVSKVVISMIQSSVGRYYASGKKFDRRLNIYIDEMASSVYRGIETLYAQGRGANVSITGITQSMADIVAEIGRDRANRLFDLTSTKIVMRLNEQNSAELIARYGGTRKGYSPILSLNGGITTREVEEVNIKPEDVNRLQKREFYYFGFEGEYKGKTAPVRKAEYVIQFPDITSKEG
- a CDS encoding diguanylate cyclase — encoded protein: MFFLDRFMDFIYRHPLYGKIFKYIFAMAISVVAIVTGIIYLKTGRFLFDLDLFIHILDENRKYVYMVLIAENIILIGALIWKDYKLKTRANCSVKYIHLNDIAYLWLEAEDYKDALREEVRKQVEEEQSSNVLLPNTYEYPEFEKNKTNEIYQRIIAPNIERLSNEERVIIIDLLKLLEDKGDIPSVASYYDKDPEIKYKDEIVSTDGLNSYKVLRNITLYDHTLNVLEEIYAILDKRGKTQFAMLFGKAVVSALAHDIGKIQKIEEKVKKVSIEIFRQQPHHIVSKLIFIEMFPSYESRDIVVEAIENHHAVKLPNNGNELIKMLVDADKLARKREIERYILDKNVGKPLTKRLKKNKKSKDDKDLENEQKLKEELEKVYEEKRMLEDAVLKDSLTRAYNRMCFEKDIDLYFAEHKDTMIFAMIDGDNFKKINDTYGHLAGDQVLKKIVDVIYSEVREYNGKVYRYGGEEFAVVIPDMDEESGKNLFKKICTKIENSGIEFEEKEIKFTVSIGMVTASGCATINDLIANADKALYDAKKSGKNRVFLYGKEENKIKKSIKNKDKDKKDKKNNIVELSDIDFDVGAEFGIINKDGKNNEDTKKNEFVNDNKKEIKTDKIEFEFDEYEGKIFDKLSQMINKAYSSGLIVDILSVSYKDMILFDWNTVKNVIEEVVSPVDSEKMTRYFVEEAKKRNVVGYIDIDNGYYSSKFVIDLVFQKVEFNAIPIFGRVFGLDEAKLENSKLKDDVLNKAKVYQYSEYHENV
- a CDS encoding integrase core domain-containing protein, whose product is MQIRYTLLGVKGYKRLERIYYNSLMISEEVKKRKKILEFWEKYGLEATTEAFGVSRRTLFRWKKAYKEANKDITALNPKSRKPKRVRESKVSLEIVRQIRKLRQEYPNIGKAKLYHLLKPFCEAKGLKTPSESTIGRIIAKAPDKMRHFPYRIDAKGRVKPKKRTSNKNRKPKNLKTQPFQLWAVDTIQRVSNGIRRYILTMIDPVSRVAFAVAIPSKRAKHTAFALEALIDGITSIKNKQKYSLAILSDNGSEFKKEFDALLQQKNFIHYWTYPKSPKMNAHNERFNRTIQEQFVDYYEDLLFTDLEEFNKHLANWLIDYNTKIPHYSLNFKSPVKYLLENHNECRMYWTYTNN